A single Dermacentor albipictus isolate Rhodes 1998 colony chromosome 3, USDA_Dalb.pri_finalv2, whole genome shotgun sequence DNA region contains:
- the LOC139057508 gene encoding uncharacterized protein isoform X2 has product MAASGRATGSAGAGLNAGLSRDDDDRMSAYNGYTTLRRDDCELSTSSSSGGDDDCTSSGDSSSSSGSSSDSGNSHVAQAGASQSEDVDIEDVPTASSVAAVAAFMASEPQLGIWIQAMVERPADFPSDHPDEVHDWSGWPKFAPKKNADQQRAIVPSLPAKVPHVALVNQHEFLLPKMELLIHTQGRLMQPAPSFRCTNLVDDLQYTAWLSFTNSVGGECVGQYSHPDSPHPGSSWNGRVLSFSRLKLFSYDGFTSKLPPITLKCNNSYRIQVNVGIVDNSGHILSRSVVRRFVGAHFIAVTQFSKKVS; this is encoded by the exons ATGGCGGCGTCGGGCCGTGCTACTGGCTCCGCTGGCGCTGGCCTCAACGCCGGTCTCTCCAGGGACGACGACGACCGGATGAGCGCTTACAACGGCTACACCACGCtgcggagggacgattgcgagctgtcgacgagcagcagcagcggcggagACGACGACTGCACCAGCagcggcgacagcagcagcagcagcggttccAGCAGCGACAGCGGAAACAGCCACGTGGCGCAGGCAGGCGCGTCCCAGTCGGAGGACGTCGACATCGAAGATGTGCCGACCGCCTCCAGCGTCGCAGCCGTCGCCGCCTTCATGGCGAGCGAGCCACAGTTGGGAATCTGGATCCAGGCGATGGTCGAACGACCGGCGGACTTTCCCAGTGACCACCCGGACGAAGTTCACGACTGGAGCGGTTGGCCCAAGTTTGCTCCCAAGAAGAACGCGGACCAACAGCGTGCGATCGTGCCCAGCCTGCCGGCCAAGGTTCCCCACGTCGCGCTCGTCAACCAGCACGAGTTCCTGCTGCCCAAGATGGAACTGCTGATCCACACACAGGGCAG GCTCATGCAGCCAGCGCCTTCGTTCCGCTGTACCAACTTGGTGGACGACCTGCAGTACACGGCTTGGCTCAGCTTCACGAATTCCGTTGGGGGCGAATGCG TTGGTCAGTACTCCCACCCGGACTCACCGCATCCCGGTTCTTCGTGGAACGGCCGGGTGCTGTCCTTTTCTCGGCTAAAGCTCTTCTCCTACGACGGCTTCACCTCAAAACTTCCTCCG ATCACTCTGAAGTGTAACAACAGTTACCGCATCCAAGTGAACGTTGGAATCGTGGACAACAGCGGACACATCTTGAGCAGGTCGGTCGTCCGCCGCTTTGTCGGTGCCCACTTCATTGCCGTCACCCAGTTCAGcaaaaaagttag CTGA
- the LOC139057509 gene encoding uncharacterized protein: protein MHDPGILLSVHVFLSMASCNHRVIAARFETCLRIHRVIMVFVKNNRASTISLACRFMKPAPEFRITNLVDKWQYTVWLTFTDYTGRQCVGQYCHPDSPRPGFWLYGRVLSFSKLKLFSNEKNIPNPPPISLRSSRTYRIQVNVGIVDDYGHIVSASVVRQSVGDRFIAVAT from the exons ATGCACGACCCAGGCATATTGCTGTCTGTTCATGTCTTTCTCAGCATGGCATCGTGCAATCATCGTGTTATAGCTGCTCGTTTCGAGACGTGCTTGCGTATTCATCGCGTGATAATGGTGTTCGTCAAAAATAACCGTGCCTCGACTATCTCCCTCGCATGCAGGTTCATGAAGCCAGCGCCTGAGTTTCGGATTACAAACTTGGTGGATAAGTGGCAGTACACGGTCTGGCTCACCTTCACGGATTACACTGGGCGCCAATGCG TTGGTCAGTACTGCCACCCGGATTCACCGCGGCCCGGTTTCTGGTTGTACGGCCGGGTGCTGTCGTTTTCCAAGCTCAAGCTCTTCTCCAACGAGAAAAACATCCCGAACCCGCCTCCG ATCAGTCTGAGGAGTTCCCGCACTTACCGTATCCAAGTGAATGTTGGGATTGTGGACGATTACGGACACATCGTCAGCGCATCGGTCGTGCGGCAATCTGTTGGTGACCGCTTCATTGCCGTCGCAACCTGA
- the LOC139057508 gene encoding uncharacterized protein isoform X1: MAASGRATGSAGAGLNAGLSRDDDDRMSAYNGYTTLRRDDCELSTSSSSGGDDDCTSSGDSSSSSGSSSDSGNSHVAQAGASQSEDVDIEDVPTASSVAAVAAFMASEPQLGIWIQAMVERPADFPSDHPDEVHDWSGWPKFAPKKNADQQRAIVPSLPAKVPHVALVNQHEFLLPKMELLIHTQGRLMQPAPSFRCTNLVDDLQYTAWLSFTNSVGGECVGQYSHPDSPHPGSSWNGRVLSFSRLKLFSYDGFTSKLPPITLKCNNSYRIQVNVGIVDNSGHILSRSVVRRFVGAHFIAVTQFSKKVSLTQPKQQGIQD, from the exons ATGGCGGCGTCGGGCCGTGCTACTGGCTCCGCTGGCGCTGGCCTCAACGCCGGTCTCTCCAGGGACGACGACGACCGGATGAGCGCTTACAACGGCTACACCACGCtgcggagggacgattgcgagctgtcgacgagcagcagcagcggcggagACGACGACTGCACCAGCagcggcgacagcagcagcagcagcggttccAGCAGCGACAGCGGAAACAGCCACGTGGCGCAGGCAGGCGCGTCCCAGTCGGAGGACGTCGACATCGAAGATGTGCCGACCGCCTCCAGCGTCGCAGCCGTCGCCGCCTTCATGGCGAGCGAGCCACAGTTGGGAATCTGGATCCAGGCGATGGTCGAACGACCGGCGGACTTTCCCAGTGACCACCCGGACGAAGTTCACGACTGGAGCGGTTGGCCCAAGTTTGCTCCCAAGAAGAACGCGGACCAACAGCGTGCGATCGTGCCCAGCCTGCCGGCCAAGGTTCCCCACGTCGCGCTCGTCAACCAGCACGAGTTCCTGCTGCCCAAGATGGAACTGCTGATCCACACACAGGGCAG GCTCATGCAGCCAGCGCCTTCGTTCCGCTGTACCAACTTGGTGGACGACCTGCAGTACACGGCTTGGCTCAGCTTCACGAATTCCGTTGGGGGCGAATGCG TTGGTCAGTACTCCCACCCGGACTCACCGCATCCCGGTTCTTCGTGGAACGGCCGGGTGCTGTCCTTTTCTCGGCTAAAGCTCTTCTCCTACGACGGCTTCACCTCAAAACTTCCTCCG ATCACTCTGAAGTGTAACAACAGTTACCGCATCCAAGTGAACGTTGGAATCGTGGACAACAGCGGACACATCTTGAGCAGGTCGGTCGTCCGCCGCTTTGTCGGTGCCCACTTCATTGCCGTCACCCAGTTCAGcaaaaaagttag tCTCACCCAACCCAAGCAACAAGGGATTCAAGACTAA